The Bdellovibrionales bacterium sequence AAAAAGCGCGTAAAGGAAATTTATGGAAAATAACGAAGTCACTGAGACTCCAAAAGAAAAAGAAGAGGTCGAATTGAACTGGGAAGACGAGGGTTCTCGAGGAAAACTTTCCGACGGAGTCAAGCGTCTCGTCGCCACCGGGATTTCGACGGTGATGATGTCCGAAGAGGGTGTACGCAGTTTCCTTCAAGATAAAATCCCCAAAGATGTTCTTGGGAATTTTTTAAAGGGCATGACAAAATCGAAAGAAGAGATCGTCAACCGCGTCGGCGCCGAGTTTGCAAAGGTGATCGAAAAGATTGATGTGGTCGAAGAGATGACAAAATTTTTACGCGACAACAAAATCAAGGCTTCTTTCGAGATCGAATTCGAAAAGAAATCCAAAAAAAATACGGACAATCAATAGTTCATGCAGCCGCGCCCGCTGGAAGTTACGCTTTATAAATTGTTAAAGCCCAAGGGAGCGGTTTCGTATTTACTGGCGGTCAGTGGCGGATGTGATTCGATCGCCATGCTCCACGCCTTTGCTCAATTGCGTATGAAAATCGGCTTTTCTCTTTCCGTCGCTCACATTCATCACGGGGTGACGACCGGAGAGTCCTCTTCCTTTCGTGACGACGCCTGGGAGTTTGTTCGCACTCAATGCAAAAAACTCGATATTCCCTTCCACAGCAATAAGGCCTCGCCGGCGCAACGGATAAAGTCCGAGGGAGAATCTGAGGCCCAGTTGCGGAAATTTCGCAGACAACATCTTAAAGAATTTTTAAAGACGACGAGAAGTGATTACGTCGTAATGGCCCAACACTCCGATGATCTTCTCGAAACACGTTTCATTCGTTTGCTCCGAGGAGTGGGAACTGAGGGTATTGTGGCGATGGAGCAAGAAAAAGGCGCTCTGCTTCGACCCTTTCTGTCGAATTCGAGAGAGGATTTAAAAAGGTACCTTGAGCATCTCGGTGAATCTTGGTGCGAAGATCCCTCCAACCAGTCGAAAAAATATCTGCGAAATTGGCTTCGTCAGTCATGGCTGCCCCTCCTCGAGCGAAAAAGGCCTGGAGCCTTACGGACCCTAGCTCGTTCTCTCGAGATTTTAGCTCAAATGACAGAGGCTAAAAGTGACGACGGCAAATATATTGAAGATCAGCGATTGTTGCGCCCAGTTTTTTTGCAATTGTCCCTCTCGGACAAAAGGCGAGTCGTGGCGAAATACTTTGGCCAGTGCGGATTTGAAAATTTCGGTCTTTCCCATATAAATGAACTAATTAAGCGTCTTGACGTCGAACAGAATGATCTCACATTTAGACTATTGAAGAAAAATTGGCGAGCTAACGCACGGCACATTTGGTTCGAAGAGTAAATTCAGGATACAATATTCGCTAGGAATGAAAATGGCGAGTGGAACTTGTCGTTGAGGAGATTGAAATGAGTTCATCACAAAAAACTATGGCATTTTGGGCGTTGGCGCTGGTGGTTGCGCTCATTGCTGTGCAGTTCTACCAGCAAAAGGCAGACACCTTCATTCGTGATTTCGATTACTCCAAGTATCACACCGCTGTTGATCAAGGAAAAGTGGAATCCGTAAGTATCCGCAAGTCTGATGGCAAGATTAGTGGCGTGGTTAAAGATCAATACGCCAAAGAATTGGGCGGCAAAAAATTTATCATCGACGGTGATACGGGCGATGAAGAGCGTCGCTTTCTTGAGCGCAACAATGTGGTGTTCAATTACGAGAGCAGTCAGGAAAACTCCTATTTGATTATTTTGTTCAACTGGCTACCGATGCTTTTTATCGTGGGTTTGTTGATTTTTCTATTTCGTCAGATTCAAGTGGGCGGCGGAAAGGCGATGTCGTTCGGTAAGAGTCGCGCTAAGCTCTTGACCGAGAACAAAGCTAAAGTTCTTTTTAAAGACGTAGCCGGCGTCGAAGAGGCAAAAGACGAACTTAAAGAGATCGTGAGTTTTTTAAAAGATCCTAAAAAATACACTCGCCTCGGCGGAAAAATCCCTAAAGGTGTGTTGATGGTGGGACCTCCGGGAACGGGTAAGAC is a genomic window containing:
- the tilS gene encoding tRNA lysidine(34) synthetase TilS; translated protein: MLKPKGAVSYLLAVSGGCDSIAMLHAFAQLRMKIGFSLSVAHIHHGVTTGESSSFRDDAWEFVRTQCKKLDIPFHSNKASPAQRIKSEGESEAQLRKFRRQHLKEFLKTTRSDYVVMAQHSDDLLETRFIRLLRGVGTEGIVAMEQEKGALLRPFLSNSREDLKRYLEHLGESWCEDPSNQSKKYLRNWLRQSWLPLLERKRPGALRTLARSLEILAQMTEAKSDDGKYIEDQRLLRPVFLQLSLSDKRRVVAKYFGQCGFENFGLSHINELIKRLDVEQNDLTFRLLKKNWRANARHIWFEE